The Chryseobacterium aureum genome contains a region encoding:
- a CDS encoding SufE family protein yields MTIKEKQQEIIEEFAFLEDWEQKYEYIIDLGKELKGLPEERKTEENLIKGCQSKVWIDAEFKDGKLFFNADSDGILPKGIVSLLVSIYSGHSTQEILDSDFDFIAEIGLQEFLSPSRANGLMAMTKQIKFYAVAYQLKS; encoded by the coding sequence ATGACCATTAAAGAAAAACAGCAGGAAATAATCGAAGAATTCGCTTTTCTTGAAGACTGGGAGCAAAAGTACGAGTACATTATTGATCTTGGAAAAGAACTGAAGGGCTTACCGGAAGAAAGAAAGACAGAGGAGAACCTGATTAAAGGCTGCCAGAGCAAAGTTTGGATCGATGCCGAATTTAAAGACGGAAAGCTTTTCTTTAATGCTGATTCTGATGGTATTCTGCCCAAAGGAATCGTTTCTCTTTTAGTAAGTATTTATAGTGGACATTCTACTCAGGAAATCCTGGATTCTGATTTTGATTTTATTGCAGAAATAGGATTGCAGGAATTTCTTTCGCCATCCAGAGCCAATGGATTAATGGCGATGACAAAGCAGATCAAGTTTTATGCAGTTGCTTATCAACTGAAATCATAA
- a CDS encoding glycosyltransferase family 9 protein, whose amino-acid sequence MTRILAYRFSAFGDVAMTVPVFREFLEQNPGVEIIMVSRKNFEALFAGIPNVTFKGIDLDDYKGFFGLRKLSNELIREFKPDYVANLHDVIRTKILDRIYRRKGLKVFKIDKGKEEKEHLTDVWNLEKVQLKKTVERYADVFRNMGFTIELSHQLRPVPGHKSGIGFAPFAQHKGKMLPLDKSYELVRILAKKHTVYFFGGGKKEKETLEKWEREIPNTKNLAGTLNLTEELNHIGGLELMISMDSANMHLASLMGTRCISIWGATHPYAGFLGFGQREEDVVQVKDLSCRPCSVFGDKECFRGDWACLEEFDIQGVVDRVNS is encoded by the coding sequence GTGACCAGAATTCTAGCATATCGTTTTTCCGCATTCGGAGATGTTGCGATGACCGTACCTGTTTTCAGAGAGTTTCTGGAGCAGAACCCCGGTGTGGAAATTATTATGGTTTCCAGGAAAAATTTTGAAGCCTTATTTGCCGGAATTCCTAATGTAACCTTTAAAGGGATAGATCTGGATGATTATAAAGGCTTCTTTGGGCTGAGGAAGCTGAGTAATGAGCTGATCAGAGAATTTAAACCGGATTATGTGGCCAATCTTCATGATGTAATCCGGACGAAAATATTAGACAGAATATACAGAAGGAAAGGTCTTAAGGTTTTTAAAATAGATAAGGGAAAAGAAGAGAAAGAGCATCTTACAGATGTCTGGAATCTGGAAAAAGTACAGCTGAAAAAAACGGTAGAACGTTACGCTGATGTTTTTCGAAATATGGGCTTCACAATAGAGCTTTCCCATCAATTGAGACCTGTTCCCGGGCATAAGTCAGGAATTGGATTTGCTCCTTTTGCCCAACATAAGGGGAAAATGCTGCCTCTGGATAAATCTTATGAGCTGGTAAGAATTCTGGCTAAAAAACATACGGTATATTTCTTTGGCGGAGGAAAAAAAGAAAAGGAAACGCTTGAAAAATGGGAGCGTGAGATTCCCAATACAAAAAATCTTGCCGGAACATTAAACCTTACAGAAGAGCTCAACCATATTGGCGGACTTGAACTGATGATTTCTATGGATTCTGCAAATATGCACCTTGCCAGTCTTATGGGCACCCGATGTATCTCTATTTGGGGAGCGACTCATCCTTATGCCGGATTTTTAGGATTCGGACAGCGTGAAGAGGATGTTGTACAGGTGAAAGACCTTAGCTGCAGGCCGTGTTCTGTTTTCGGAGATAAGGAATGTTTCAGAGGCGATTGGGCCTGTCTTGAAGAGTTTGATATTCAGGGCGTGGTAGACAGGGTTAATTCTTAA
- a CDS encoding glycosyltransferase: MKKKIIISAFSNLYTDQRIEKVCKTLFDNGYPIELIGNNWGGNENMERPYPFSRIGLKSKSLKTAYFEFNWKLYKELKKKADKDTILHANDIDALLPNYLIAKKLDIPLVFDSHEIFTEMPSVQNRFSQKFWRMVEGNLVPHVKFMMTESESYAEWFHEKYNVNPIVVRNIPRKILSAPEILDNQPKIILYQGAINQSRGIEKMIVAMHHIKDAVLKIAGDGPKKKEYEELVVQENLQDKVFFLGKLKPENLREITKTADVGFSLEENNGVSYYYSLPNKVCDYIQSRVPLVMINFPEMQRIRNQFNVGEMITDHHPETIEKAINLVLERGRKHYQSELNKAADVFCWENEETKILQLFEQASR, from the coding sequence ATGAAGAAGAAAATAATCATATCTGCGTTTAGTAATCTGTATACCGATCAGAGAATAGAAAAGGTATGCAAAACCCTTTTTGACAACGGATATCCTATAGAACTCATCGGAAACAACTGGGGAGGAAATGAGAATATGGAACGTCCTTATCCTTTTTCCAGAATAGGATTGAAATCTAAAAGTTTGAAGACTGCTTATTTTGAGTTCAACTGGAAATTATACAAAGAGCTGAAGAAAAAAGCGGACAAAGATACGATCCTTCATGCCAATGACATTGACGCACTTCTGCCAAATTATCTCATTGCCAAAAAACTAGATATTCCTTTGGTCTTTGACAGCCATGAAATTTTTACGGAAATGCCATCGGTACAAAACCGCTTTTCACAGAAATTCTGGAGAATGGTGGAGGGAAATCTGGTTCCCCATGTTAAGTTTATGATGACAGAAAGTGAAAGCTATGCCGAATGGTTTCACGAAAAATACAATGTCAATCCCATCGTTGTCAGAAACATTCCGAGAAAAATACTTTCTGCTCCCGAAATTCTGGACAATCAGCCTAAAATTATTCTGTATCAAGGGGCCATCAATCAGTCCAGAGGAATTGAAAAAATGATTGTTGCCATGCATCATATTAAAGATGCGGTTTTGAAAATAGCCGGAGATGGGCCTAAGAAGAAAGAATATGAGGAGCTTGTTGTTCAGGAAAATTTACAGGATAAAGTTTTTTTCCTGGGTAAGCTTAAGCCGGAAAATCTCAGAGAAATAACCAAAACAGCAGATGTAGGGTTCAGTCTTGAAGAGAATAACGGGGTGAGCTATTATTATTCTCTTCCTAATAAAGTTTGTGATTATATTCAATCCAGAGTACCGCTTGTGATGATCAATTTCCCGGAGATGCAGCGCATAAGAAATCAGTTCAATGTAGGGGAAATGATCACCGATCATCATCCTGAAACGATAGAAAAAGCAATTAATCTTGTTTTGGAGAGGGGAAGAAAGCATTATCAGAGTGAACTGAACAAAGCGGCGGACGTTTTTTGCTGGGAGAATGAGGAAACAAAAATCCTGCAGCTTTTTGAACAGGCATCTCGTTAA
- a CDS encoding glycosyltransferase: MKELHIISFNYPYPPSYGGIIDVYYKIKALSDLGIKIHLHCFIDQIPDKIDPEVKEITENIFFYKKKKNPLVYFSGTPFAAAIRGSEDLIKNIEKIKAPLLFEGLQTTYIIQFLKDKEHPLYLRHHNNETEYYKGLSLSEKNLFKKLIYRIESLKYAGYQKKMLKKFEAVFCLSEKEYKEVENYSGNAQLIHLFHGNQSVKQLDKKGNYFLFHGDLTTADNKRALNETIDLFKTLPQYKLVVASDRAGEGIKRKISAIQNISLTSIQTTEKLHSLLENAHGNILISYQNSGTKVKLFNTLYNSRFVIINGNITDDPVLTNLCLYGTDMTEIRQHIITSAEKEYHDAENRRNILENTHSDKGKAEEMISTIFKN; the protein is encoded by the coding sequence GTGAAAGAACTTCATATCATATCATTTAATTACCCCTACCCTCCTTCTTATGGTGGTATTATTGATGTGTATTACAAGATTAAGGCTTTATCTGATCTGGGAATAAAAATTCACCTTCATTGTTTTATAGATCAGATCCCTGACAAGATTGATCCGGAAGTTAAAGAAATCACGGAAAATATTTTTTTTTATAAAAAGAAAAAGAATCCGCTCGTTTATTTTTCAGGAACACCTTTCGCTGCTGCTATCAGAGGTTCTGAAGATCTCATTAAAAATATCGAAAAGATAAAAGCTCCCTTATTATTTGAGGGCTTACAGACTACTTATATCATACAGTTTTTGAAGGATAAAGAGCATCCACTCTACCTTCGCCACCACAACAACGAAACAGAGTACTATAAAGGGCTTTCTTTATCAGAAAAGAATCTATTCAAAAAGCTTATTTACAGGATTGAATCTTTAAAATATGCCGGATATCAGAAAAAGATGTTGAAGAAATTTGAAGCTGTGTTCTGCCTGTCTGAAAAGGAATACAAAGAAGTAGAAAACTATTCGGGAAATGCGCAGTTAATTCACCTATTTCATGGTAACCAGTCGGTAAAACAATTAGATAAAAAAGGAAATTATTTCCTCTTTCACGGAGATCTTACGACTGCCGATAACAAAAGAGCTTTGAATGAAACTATAGATCTATTTAAAACTCTTCCGCAATACAAATTAGTGGTGGCTTCTGACCGTGCCGGCGAAGGTATTAAAAGAAAAATCTCAGCAATTCAGAATATCAGCCTAACTTCTATCCAGACTACGGAAAAACTTCACAGCCTTTTGGAAAATGCCCACGGCAATATTCTGATCTCCTATCAGAATTCGGGCACTAAAGTAAAGCTGTTCAACACGCTTTACAACAGCCGTTTTGTAATTATTAACGGAAATATTACAGATGATCCTGTTTTAACAAACTTATGCCTGTATGGAACTGATATGACCGAGATACGCCAACACATTATCACCTCAGCTGAAAAAGAATACCATGATGCTGAAAACAGAAGGAATATATTAGAAAATACCCATTCGGACAAAGGAAAAGCCGAAGAAATGATCAGCACGATCTTTAAGAATTAA
- a CDS encoding uroporphyrinogen decarboxylase: MNTEITTYIGYSASLFIVLSFILKDVKKIRVVNMIGCICFVIYGIFNGMLWPVIIPNGLICFIQIYYLLFDKKD; encoded by the coding sequence ATGAATACGGAAATTACTACGTATATAGGCTATTCTGCTTCTCTTTTTATCGTATTGAGTTTCATCCTGAAAGATGTAAAAAAAATAAGGGTGGTCAACATGATTGGCTGTATTTGTTTTGTCATTTATGGTATCTTTAATGGAATGCTTTGGCCGGTTATCATTCCAAACGGGCTTATTTGTTTCATTCAGATCTACTATTTACTATTCGATAAGAAAGATTGA